Genomic window (Mycobacteriales bacterium):
CCCACTCGGTGTCGACGACTTCGCCACGCACCGGCTCCCCCTGGCCGACGCCCCCGTCGCTTATCGCAACTTCCAGCAGAAGCTGGACGGAACCGTGAAGGTCGTCCTGCATCCCTGACCGTCAGTGGTTCGTGTCGCCGCTGCCCTGCATGCGAATGATGAGCGGGACCACCGCCCATAGCACCAACAGGACACCTAGTGTGCCCAGGCCGAAACCAATCCCGGCTCCGGCGCCGACGACGACGTCAAAGATAAGCAGCACGACACCGGACACAGCCAGCGCGAGCAGAGCCAGGCCGAGCTTCGCCATCAGGTCGGCGACGCGGACGAGAGAGTCCTTCTCGTGCTTGCGGAATACCGCGCGGTGGACGGCGACCGGCATCACGAGGAAGCCCGTCGCGCCGATCGACAGCAGCACCACGACCAGGTAGATCACCCGCTGCGCATGGCTGATGGTCTCGAAACGCTGCTGGAAAGGAAGGCTAAGCAAGAATGCCGTCAGCAGTTGGACGCCGGTCTGGGTGACCCGCAGTTCCTGCAACAACTCGGCCCAGTTGCGGTCTATCCGCTCCAGCTTCGTCTCGTGCCGCGATTCATCGCGGTCGTCAGGCGTTCCGTCACTTCCCGCGGGCATGCCAGGCACGTTAGCCCAAGCGCCGCCCGATTTCCCTGGACGAACGGGCTAGTGTCGAAGGAGGTTGAGGTAGCGGCTCACGGGGATGCCGCGTCTCGATCCGGGGGGCCCGTGACCGGCACAGCTCAACCAGCACCGAGGTTCTCGGTGATGGTCAGCCGCGACAGCAGCCAGTGCCTGGTCGAGGCATGTGGTGAATTGGACCTGAGCACCGCCCCGGAGCTGGACGTCACGCTGATCGAGGCGGCCCGGGACGGTTACGCCACAACGGTGATCGTTGACCTCAGGTG
Coding sequences:
- a CDS encoding DUF6328 family protein; this encodes MPAGSDGTPDDRDESRHETKLERIDRNWAELLQELRVTQTGVQLLTAFLLSLPFQQRFETISHAQRVIYLVVVLLSIGATGFLVMPVAVHRAVFRKHEKDSLVRVADLMAKLGLALLALAVSGVVLLIFDVVVGAGAGIGFGLGTLGVLLVLWAVVPLIIRMQGSGDTNH